From Nyctibius grandis isolate bNycGra1 chromosome 18, bNycGra1.pri, whole genome shotgun sequence:
gcgtGGCGCGGCGGGCGGTTATAGCGCCGCCTGGCGGCCAGCGGGAGGCACTGCAGGGCGCACCGGCCCGGGCTGTTCCCCCGCCGCCGATTTCAGCGAGAAAATCCGTTTTCCCCCGTTTTTCCTCAGATCTGGGCCGCGGGCGGGGATCTGGGCCGGTCCGGGGAGTGCTACGGAACCCGGCAGGGCTGACGTGACCCTCATGTGCCCCTTCGCTGGAGCTCAGGCGCCGCTGGTCTCCGGGACAGGTGCTCCAGGGAGCGCTCGGGGTTTATCTCGGATGTTGGAGCGAACGAGCCAAACCGCCGCAGCCCCGCAAAGCCCAGCTGGTGCCTCCTGCGCACAGGGACCTCGCTGAGGGCCTGTTACATTCCCGAGGTTTACCCTGAGACATTCTGGGAGGCGTAACTTGCACAAGCGATacaaaaagcacattaaaagtTTGGTTTTTCTAGCGCACACGGTAGCCCAGTGCTCCGCCTGGCCCCGGAGCAGCTGTCCGTGGGTTCCCCCAAGCCCGGCTCAGCCTTATCTTTGGAGGAATATGCTCTGCACTTGAGCAATGGGattttgtcatttgtttcaCAGATTGAGGATCACATTCGTATCACACCCCTAAATACAGCCAGCAGACCCGTGAGTCAATAGCGCTGGTCAGAATTAGACGGGTACAACCACTGGCAATCAGGGCTGGATCTTCTTTCTCTCATGTCTCTGGTTTCTATCAAAAGTAGCATCAATACCTGTCTGGCTGTAGGTTAAGAACCAGCTAATGTATCTGGTCTACCAACACAGAAGTCATCCAGTAGTTGAAGATAAAACAATTTTGCGTACTGTAAACACCCACCATAACCCCCGTCAGTGCTTTATTTTGAGGATGGCCACCAGCTACTTGTTCCCCTTCCCCGTTTCCTTGCACGCACATTATTGCTGGGCATTAGCAGATGGAAGAGCGAGTCAGTACAAACCGAAGCTCTGCAAGTTTTCCCAAGGAAAGCAGGATGACAAAACACAATGGCAGCATTCATAGCGCCGGTTATGCCATGCGTGCCTTCATTgtgctgcaaaacaaaactgattcaAAGAGAGACGTGTTGCAAAATGACTTCAGCAACAAGAAGGAACCCCTCTGCCAGCAAAAAGGGAAATTGAAAACTATTAATTAAAAAGCGTTGAGAAAACCATTCATTAAGAAATGAGTTGTTTGAACTCTAGCTAGCAcataaactaaattaaaaacctCCTGCTGTCTATGCTGTGCCTTCTGCTCTCAGTGGGAACAAGGGGAGAGGGACAATGGGAAAGGAGTGGAGACGACTGAGATAGAAGGggcaactgaaaagaaataacagatgtactaaagctgcaggaaaagaaatcactATCTCACATAGTTATAGCTTGGCCCTTAAATAACGTGAGTTCTAGtcaaagcttttcctttttctcagccAAATGGAAGCCATGGGACGCTGGGCCCTGGAAGCATCGCtcaggctggcagcagcagatggAGGAGTGGGGCCGAGCTctgtcctgccctgcccgcTCTGAGCGGTCCTGCCTCGCTCCGGGAGCTACCCACCAGGCCAGCCGCAGGAGAGGCAGTGCCCAATCTGAAGTGAATTACTCACTGCCTGTCTGGAGTGCAAAACTCGTAAGGCTTTGCAGGGATTtgacaaaaccccaaacccagagCTGCTGAGGAAGCAGCCAAAATGGAGGGAGGCCAGGAGGAAAAGAACCAGAGAGAAGATGTGTGCAGAGATGAGCTCCTGCAGTAACGCCAGCAGTCTGAACTTACATGGATGACACTGTTCTGCATATGATATTGCTATATTTATCTCCTAACAATTTTTACATTAACAGCAACTACTTTTCCAACCAGAGCTTTGCTTTTGGATTATCATTGCTATACAAACTCACAATATTCATGCTTCCTTTATCAGACATCCCCTTACGTGCAGGATGTTGAAATGACTGGTCTTACATAGCTACCTCCCTTACAGCTGAAAAAATTGTGAACAAGCAGTTTTTTGTCATGATAATGGCTTTATAGGTCGTGTTTTTAACCCTGCAGGCAGCCAAAtaccacacagccgctcactcCTCTCCCCCTGAAATGGTTtgggccccaagaacaaggaggatgtaAATACCTCAGACACTGACTATCCTGGTTGCTTgaataaacaaaggaaagcctttgtCATTAGAGGGCtgtatctcacttcagacaactgggccttggtaaaacagaggcacagaagcataaagataagggagttgcaacaaCAGCCTCGAAGGACACGGCCTGCGCGATCCCCGGGCTGAGTCTGCGCAGGAGCcggggtcagtcagcgaacacagtgaggaagactacaggCCTTCACCTGAAGACCCCCGGCGACCACCAGGGAAGACGAGTGCGCATGCGGgacggacatttacatatattaatgagttccaggAAATCTCATGGTTGTGTAAATGAGTTCTTGGGAATCCTATGACTATGCATAACTTTATGGTTTATAGTCGCTGAAAGTTTGCCAGATCGGCGGGGCACTCATGGAGGATAATCCCCGgcgctgcccagcgctgcagtaacgaatgcctgcttaataacaccCCGGGGTTACTCAGTTTTCTTTGGGACTCCTTGCCCAGCCGCACCTCGCTTCCCACGGCGGGGAGGagagttagaaagcaagggggtttggagatcaCCGATTTTTGTgtcaccccctccccagggaatggaggagagaatcagaaaggtaaagagacttgtgggttgagacaaaaacaatttaataattgaaataatataataataaaaaatataataataataataatagaatatacaaacaagtggTGCACAGTTCAGCTGCTCACCACccgctgaccaatgcccagcccatccctggcagcgatcccagaggagagaaaatccCGAAACCACAATCCCAGAAGAACGAGACCCGGCTCCCTGGCCAACCCTCATCTCTACTGATCATGATGTTGCACAACATGGAATATTCTACAGGCCAATTTGGACCcattgctctggctatgctccctcccagcttcatGTGTACCcacacactagcaaagcatgagaagttgaaaagtccttgatttcttaggACCAACTAAAAACAtcggtgtgttatcaacattcttctcataccaaatcccagACTAAACCCAAAACACAGTGCTGTTCCAGctactgaacagaaaattagctctatcccagccaaaaccaggacaacaatGAAGTGATAACGTTGCAGGGCAGCAATCGCATTTTGGGGATGAGTGTGTGCGTGTACGTACTCTAAGGGAGCATAATGGGAAACAGAGTTGTTTGAAATTTAACTTACTGTTGAGCCTAATTTGAGAGTTTATTAACTCATTAGGTCTAAACCTGTGTTATGgactcttttcattattttcagtgggttttagatcaagaaataaaaccaaaacaacctgTGTGCTATATTAACTGAGTGAGTAGGGATCAGATTTCAGCAGAATAGTTTTACCTCTGGTATATCTAGACTTAGGTAGTAAACTCTAGGgactgtattttaattatattccaAGTTATATGACATAACTTGTGCCTTTGTCCTTATCCTTATTAAATGATTCATTCTTTTCTAAAGCTCTGCTAGGATTCAAAACTCATAACAGATTCCaaaaatcatttcagttttgtttaaagaacTCCCTCCACTTAACAAAGTACGTGCAGGGCCGTTCGCTTTATTGTAGCAGCTCTGGGTCTAGTAGCATGACCACACAGTAGAAGGCCTgacttttatttattctcttccatttgctatttttattgtTCCCCTCCCTAGACTACGCAATACCAGTCTTTTCAAGCCATCTTTCACCACCTGCCTCCAAACTTCccagccttttttctttgtttttttgacaaaaaaagcagctaCCTTCCAAGCCCTGATTCAGGCGTGCAGACCCTTCCACCCGCAGGGACAGCCGAGACGGCGTCAGGCCTTACTGGAGCCACCAGCAACCACGGCGCTGCCATGATCTATCCCGTGTTAGAGCTGctgtgtataaaaataataaattgattaatacattaattaattttaaaatatacccCTCAAAACAGTGCCTTGAAAAGCACACGCCCGAAGAGCGCTTGCCAGCTCCTGTgcgcggggctgaggggggcaGGAGGCGCCCTCGCTCCTTCGGGGGGGCGGCGGTTAAACCCCGGCCTGCGGGGTGGAACTGCGAGGGGCTGAAGGGCTTGTGGAGGCTCCTGCACGGCCTCTCGCGCCCTGCCTCCGGGCTTCTCCAGGGAGAGCGATCCTCACGGGGCGCCGCGCGTTTAAACGCGGTTTAATAACGGTTTATTTTCCCCCGCGGCACCCGCCGCCATCGCGGCCTCGAACCGCCGCTTCCCGCTCCCGGGGCGGGGCCTCGCGctgagggggcggggccggcgcaagccccgccccccccgggcACCGCCCGGCAGTGACGCAGGCGCGCACGGCGGGTGTCGGGTGACCTTCAGCGGCGGCGCGGGCCGggtctctctcctcttctctgctctccGCAGCGAGCCGCGCCTCACCCGCCGCCATGCCGAGGGGCGGCCGCAGCCGCACGTCCCGCGTGGCGCCCCCCGCCAGGTACGGGCCGCCgggctccttccctcctctcccgtCCTCCCCCGCCCCCGTGTAGGCCGCAGGCGGCAAAGGCCTTTCCGCCATTGCGCGGGTGGGTGACGCACCGCGGGGGGGGTAGGGGACATGGCGCGGGGGGTGGCCCGGCCGCTTTGAGCTCGGTTAGCGGAGCGGGGGTAGGTGCTTTGCGAGGATGGAAGTGGATCTTCGCTGCGCGGCAGGGCCCGGCCATCCGGTGCCTGAGCGTTAAGGCCCTGTTTGATCACCCCCTTTTCGGTTATATCTCATTTGCCGCAAAATAGCGCAGTCCTTTGGGGTGTGGGGGTGCGGCTGGTCCTAAAACAGCCAAAGAGGCCCATAAACCTTACCCTGTTGTGCATGAATCACTCACCAGAACatgaatcatagaacggtttgggttggaagggaccttaaagaccatccagttccaaccccctgccacgggcagggacaccttgcaccagaccaggttgctccaagccccgtccaacctggccttgaacactgccagggagggggcagccacagcttccctgggcaacctgggccagtgtctcaccaccttcacagtaaagaatttcttcctaatatctcatctaaatctgccctctttcagtttaaaaacatggaGTTCTTGCTGTCAATGAGCAGGGTGTAACAAGGAGGAACTGCAGATGCTTGTTCCTTGCAACCAGGCGGCCTCTGCCCCATGTGAGTTTGAAGTGATTACTTGAGGTTTCTCTTTTATGTCCTTGCAGTCGGGCACCACCAATGAGAGCTGCATCACCAGCGCCTGCTGCGCGGGCGCCTGTCCCAGCAGCGGCACCGGCTTCTGCTGTGGCAGCTCCTGCACCGAAGCAGCCTGGTCTGATGGCTCAGATGGCTACAACTGCTGCTGGAGTTGCTGTAGGCTCTGCTGTAGGCCATACCATAGGTCATGCGCTTACAGGAGGATTTGGTGGAGGAAGCAGCTCTGAAGCTGCAAGGCCTGATATTACTTACCAGGTAAGAGAAAGCACAGCTGGACACCAGCTAATGAGGTGCAGTTAACTTGGGACATCAGTTATGTACAGGCTGATGTAATTGCTATAGATGTAAATACAACACAAATCATGGCTGGGAAAACTGGGGTAACTCTGGTCTCCGAGGTAACTACACCGATCACCATCAGTATCTTAGAAGTAGTTCAGAGGGATGCATGAGTGATACGTGCATGTGGTAGGGTGTTAGTGTTGTTTCATACTGTAGTACCCCTCTGATTCAGACAGGACTTCTGTGTTCCAGGTCTGATGACGGTAAGATCTATTGCCAGACCTCTTCGTGATCATTAAGATAATGCTGTTACCTTGCCCAGATGCTATGCAAGTGTTTGTAACTTGCAAAACTGTTCAGAATGTGTCATGCCCTTGCTGGAAACTATTTTGTACTTCAGCCCAtgatttgttttctatttaaaaagcagcacagcactttGACTAAAATGCAGGGAAGAAATATCCAGCAAGCAGCCCTGGGGTGGTGCGGCTTCATGGGCTGGAGCTGTTGGAAGGGCGCTTACGGAGGTGTCTGCCATTTCAGGAGCCTCAGGCAGCTCAGCCTGCctaccagcagcagcagcagtcgcAGTTTGCTCCTTGCCAGTACGAAATGAAACAGTTCCTGGAGTGTGCGCAGAACCAGACTGACCTCAAGCTGTGCGAGGGCTTCAGTGAAGTGCTGAAGCAGTGCAGGTTTGCTAATGGTAAGTAGACAGCGCTACCAGGCAACTGCTGAATGAGCTAATCAGTAAAATTCTGGTGGGACtgtcctattttttttcaatccatCCAGTAAAAAACAGGGATTGATACAGAGCATGTGCGCTGAAGTTAGTTAAAGCCAGCTGCTGTTCTGTCTGGCTTCCTGTTTTGGTCCTGTACATGTagctggaggtggtggggtggagAGAGTATGAATTCCTGAAGCTTTTGTGCTGGTGCGTGGACTGAAGTTGACAATCTGGGAGAGTGGTGGCAGCAGGCTTGGAGAATCGGCGTAGCATTGCCGGCCTGTAGCACGCGCCTGTTTGGCACAACTGACAAACCATCCTGACACAGGAGAAAGGAGACTGCCAAACACCGGTGTCTGAGTGGGCAGCACATCCCAGCAAATACATGAGGGGAGAGGGAACATCCTAACATACATCTGCATTACAGCAAGGAAGACTGCTTGCCATTTAGGGATTCAGAACTACTGCAATTAACTGTGATAACTTCTTACCTTTCAGGTTTAGCCTAAGCCTTCAGAACCAAGTTGCTGAAGACCATCTTCCAAGAACAGAcctatgaatgaaaaaaaagcttcagtaATAAAGTCTAAAGCTGTCTGATATCTTGTTAGTTCACATATTCACACGACATGTTGTCCTCCTCATGGCTTGATTCCTGCCATAGCCGCTACAGATGTGATACAACTTACAGCAGCAAATTAATTTCGCACAAAATGGAAGAATGAACAACAAAGCAGAATGAGCTGATCTGGGTTAACCGGTTTGCTGATTGTTGTGCTGAATGTAAGTGATATGGTGCATAAATAAACTTCTCTCTCTAGAAGTACCTTGCTGTAGTGGACTTTGGAGTGGAGTCTGAAGGGTGAGCAGGCGAGAACTGATTTTGGCAGGATCCTGTCCGCTTACTAGTGTGCTGCCAGGAGTGGTGCCTgaagggctggagctgcaggagtTCAGGAGCTTAGTGGTTAGCTGTGCTTGCCAGACATCTCCTGATGCAGCTTTTGAACCCTAGAGGCAACTTCTGCTGATTAAAATGTGTCTTGATGAGGCAGGCTGTGGCTGACTCCATGCTATTCTGCATGTAGCAGATCTCAGTTCTGCTAAGAGCATCCTGTCCTACTTGTAAAAACAAACTATATTCAGATTCAAGAGATTCTGAGAAATACCTTCCCTCTGCTCAGAGAGGTAGGCTATTACCTGAGCAAGCCTATGCTGTATCAAGCAGCTGTGCACTTCCAAGGTCATACAGTCTCGCAGAGGCTCGCAGTTCCCGACAACACAAGCCGACGCTgtaggtttttcttcctcatcttgtGATAGGAGCCTGGGAATGAAACCCGAGAAGGTGTCCAGCTGACTGCGGGTGCTCTGGCCTTTCCACCTCCCACCTGGCTTCAGCAAGtgacaaagctgctgctgccacgtgaaggaaaaaaaaaataatcgtaattttagaagtatttattGGTGCAAAGTGCAAGCGCTTCCTTTTCTAGCAAAGAGAGCAGCCAGCTTGTACCTAACATCCCTGGAGCCTGCAGAGTAAACACCCTCCTGCCCTTCGTGTACTCTCACAGCAGGAGTGCGGTGGGGAATAACCTTGCACCAAAAAGTGCAATTcctgttaaaaatactttcatagCATGACCTGTTTTTCCTGAACTGTTTTTATGCTGTTGGGTATTCTGCCTGTTCCAAAAAAAGTCCTCATCTCTGATCTTGCAGTTCCTGGAAGGGAAAAGATAGAATCAGTATTCAGAATGGGGAAGGGTTATGTCAAACGGGGGGGACAAGGACACAACTCCCTTTCCTGGTGACACGAGCAGCTTTGCTTCTGCTGATCAAGCTCACGTCTCAGTTGCCAGGTGTTTCACTGTCctgctaaaaagaaataaaaaccagttTGGGCCAGGAACGCCTGCGCTGGGCTGGTGCAGAGTTTGCTGTGGACATCCCTAAAAAAGCTCTTCACAgatggagaagagcaggctgaggggggatcttatcaacactcACAAATACCctaggggtgggtgtcaaggggatggggccaggctcttctcaggggtgcccagtgacaggacaaggggcaacgggcacaagctgacaCATGGGAAGtttcatctgaatatgaggaaaaacttatcTGAGGGTGCaggagccctggcacaggctgcccagggaggggggggagtgcttctctggagatagatactcaaaacccacctggatgcgaccctgtgcgacgtgctctgggtgaccctgctttggtgGGTGTTGGACtggatctccagaggccccttccagccccaaccaCTCTGTGACTCCGTGAGATGCGTTCAGACTGCGGGGCAGCCGAGCGCGGCTGGGGCAGCCGTTTGCGGCCCGCAGCGGCCTCAGCGCCGCGCAGGGAGGGCGGGAGGAGGCACCGGCCCCCCACGGCACCGCCGTGAGCAGCGGCTCCGGTTTATagccccggggctgggcccggccccgcgcaccGAAGGGTTAAGGCCGGCGGTACCGCGGAAGAAGGGCCGAACCCCGCGGCTCTTCCGCTCCCCGCGGCGGCTCCTccgccccggcccggggaggggggtaCGGGCTGCCCCGGCGGCTctcgccccgccgcggcccggcatgcccgcccgcccgcccgccgccagcTCGCGTTGCGCGTTATTTTTGGCTCTGAGCGAGGAGCCCTGAGCGAGGAGCCGGCGGCAGCTTCCCCGGCGCCCGGGGCCTCGTCCCAGCCCGGCCGCTGCCCTTCGCCCGCCCGAGGCCCGGGGACCGGCGGGGATCGCGGCGGCGGACCCCGGCTGCCAGCACCGAGGTGAGCCCGGCGCCAGGGACAcggttttttttgcaagaacCCGCCTTCAGGCGACGGTGCtttcggggagggggggactCCGGAGCCGGTGGGGTTTCTCGCTGCCCCAGAGCTTGCTTTCGGTATTAttttaagcattatttttattttattcgCCAAGCACGGCGGGGCCGGTTCCCCGGGGGCTGCGGTGTCCCCTCGCCGAAGCGGGAGGTTTCGGGGTGAGCTTGGCCAGGGGCCGGGAGGGCtggtgcggggctgggggccaggcCGAGGCGGGGGTTTGGAGCGGGGGGACACTCCCGTGCTGGCCTAAAAGCTGCCTTTAGCTTGGGCTTTCCAGATTTATCTCAATAAATATTTGCACGTTATTGAATATTTACCAAGAAAAACGTTTAAACCCCCGTTTCCGAGCAGCGGGCCGGGCACGCACCGGGGGCCGATATCCAGCAttcctccatccctgcctcaAGACATAAACCTTCCCCCCCCGACCCCCTTTATTCCCCCCCCTCGCACTCCCATGGAGCTCCTCCAACGCTGATAATAAAACCGGCTTATCCTGTTGGTGCTCTCTACCAACTGCTTTTGTAATATCAGGATGTTTTAAACAAACTCCCGGGCTCTTTCCTCCCAGACAGACCCCGGGATTCCCCCAGCATCGCTCCCCAGATGctcccctgcctccagcccttcAACGCCAACCCCCAGGACTTTGATTTTCAGCTTCAAAGCAAGTCAAAGCTGTTGGTTCTCCCCCACCTCagagaggttttcttttccctactCCCTGTTCCTGCCTCGCATTTATAATTTCAGCCCTGACTTGGTTCAGCATTGCTCACCATATTTCCAACAGCTAAAATTTTATGAATTAAAATCAAACTCATGGCTGTTTAGAAACGCTCCAGCCCTCGTTAGACATCCCTCCCAGCAGCCGACAGACACCTAAATCACATCATCAGTCCTTATAACCAGGTCAGGACAGATACGGATCGATAACAAGATATAAATGTACTTAGAGACGCAAACCTGCCTGGCAGTGTCCCGACAGAGTTATTCCCACCTCGGAGAGAAGGGCAAAGGAAAATGCACAACATTGCGGCTCTCCTGCCCACTGTCCCTCCCCCAGCAGCAAGCTGTCACCCCCAAAGTGACAATTTTGCTGCCCAAGCTTGTAAGAGCTGCTTTCCACACTAGCTGCTGGGTCCCTGTGTACGTTTGCGGAGCAGCTGGACCTGGGCAGTCGGGATTTCAGCACTGCAGGGCGCAGGAACAAGCTGAGAACGTTCAGTTCCCAGGGCTTGAAGGGAGACGCTGGTGAAAATTAGGGATCGGGACTACTGGTTATTTTCCCACCCCTCTATCAAAATACTGTCACactgctcctcctccagcaaTGGCAGCACATAccgaaaaaaacaaactcaaaaaaaagaaaaaataaatgggacAAAAGCCTTTCAGGAGTTTTggaggctgctggcagctgaaCATGTGTGGCCGAGGAAGCTCGCTCAGCTGCTGTCCTCAGGCTGGCTCGGCCCCAGCTGACCCCGCAGCGCTGGCTGTCCCCAGGCACCCAGTCCCCACCCCGCACCCTGACCCGCCGAGCCCCCCTATGCCTCTTCACTGACCCTCGCCacccattttccttccttagtccttttcccttcactttaaacaccattttttcttccttgttctcagcCAGACCGTTCCCGACAACTTTGTCGTCTTAAAAACAATcgggaagaagaaaaaaaaaggcaaggcagATTTCAGGGCTTCGCAGGGGTCTTTGGGTGGTGTCGGCGTGGAGTGGTGTTtctggaggctgctgctggggaccttTGGACCTGCCGTGCCAGCACTGCCTTGCTACCGCTTGCCTTTGCACCTGGGCGAGCTTAAGGTGCAGCTCAGTCCCCCCTGCCAGCGCTCTTCCCGTGCTGCCTTGGCAGGAGACTCAAAAAAATGAGTTAAATTGCTTTCCCAGGTGGGAGGAACCAGGAGAAGCGTGGCATAGCCCTTAGCACGTGGTGGGAGCTGGAGGACGATGCCCTGCGAGCTGGGTGCGGGTGCTCTGCAGGAAGGGACGAGGTTTTGAGGTGCTGCAACGCTTCCCAGAGCCTTGGCCCCAGCCAGGCTCCTTCGGCCCCCGGGGACAGCCAGGCTATGGGGGATCCAGTGGGATTTCTCCTGTTGTCCTCAATGGGATCTCCACGGGGTCCCAAGGgcaaagctttgcttttccaaCCAGTGAAATATCCCCTTTGGTCTGTGGTCCAGgatcatcctcctcctcctccagcttgATGTTTTCCCCTTGGGGGATCAGGACggggcaggtccctgctcccaccctggGTGCAGCGTGCACCCATCCTTGCTCTTTTCTCCTTGCAGCCCCTCTCCACCAGCAGACGAGCCCAGAGTGCCACCAGGCAGGAGCCAGAGATGACCAAGGAAGAAGACCTACCGGACTGGAACACGTCCAAGgagttttatgaaaaatatgagCCAAAGGAGGTTTTGGGCAGGTAAAGGTTGTTTTTGGCAAACTCTGGTTTCAGCTACTCCAGTACCCGACAGGAACAGCATCCTGGGGGAATCTGATATGAACAGGGCCCGTAGCAGCACGGGGTTAAAAATAGCATGAAGCAACACTTTCCATCAGCTCAAAATCTGTCCCACCAAGACAGGGTAACGGAGCAAAACCCACTCATCCATGAAAATACCAACCAGCCTGGGTGCTGATGGCACGGCCGTGAAGCTGGGCTGGATGAGGAGGAATGGAAACCCCCATCTTGTGTGTGTTGTCCCTGGCAGGGGGGTGAGCAGCGTCGTCCGTCGGTGCATTCACAAAGCCACCCAGCAGGAGTATGCAGTGAAGATCATCGACATCACGGCGGGGAACATATCCCCCAAGGAGGTGCAGGAACTGCGAGAAGCCACTGCCAAAGAGATCGACATTCTCCAGAAAGTCTCGGGCCACCCCAACGTCAGTAAGTCAGGCTCTGAGCATCAGGGCAAAGGGGCTTTCTGCCCTGTTTATTCTtcggggtgtccccagggtttttggggtgaaatccCTGGAGGGTCAGACCTCTGAT
This genomic window contains:
- the CHCHD2 gene encoding coiled-coil-helix-coiled-coil-helix domain-containing protein 2, translating into MPRGGRSRTSRVAPPASRAPPMRAASPAPAARAPVPAAAPASAVAAPAPKQPGLMAQMATTAAGVAVGSAVGHTIGHALTGGFGGGSSSEAARPDITYQEPQAAQPAYQQQQQSQFAPCQYEMKQFLECAQNQTDLKLCEGFSEVLKQCRFANGLA